Proteins encoded together in one Marinithermus hydrothermalis DSM 14884 window:
- a CDS encoding superoxide dismutase family protein, producing MNRSIGLLILAVIIAALFLVLRRSPAPNPPAAASPTTTEALAPLAPTSGSSVQGTVRFTQTDQGLRIVAEVSGLEPNTQHGFHIHEVGDCSAPDASSAGGHYNPTASAHGSPDSPEHHAGDLGNLEAGEDGRARYERTMADLALEGGLASVLGLSVVVHANPDDLTTQPSGNAGPRVACGVIEAAEG from the coding sequence ATGAATCGAAGCATAGGACTCTTGATCCTGGCCGTCATCATAGCGGCGCTCTTCCTCGTGCTGCGCCGCTCCCCCGCCCCTAACCCGCCCGCCGCCGCCAGCCCCACCACAACCGAAGCCCTCGCACCCCTCGCCCCCACCTCAGGCAGCAGCGTCCAAGGCACGGTGCGCTTCACCCAAACGGACCAAGGGCTTCGGATCGTAGCGGAGGTGAGCGGCCTCGAGCCGAACACCCAGCACGGCTTCCACATCCACGAGGTCGGGGACTGCAGCGCTCCGGACGCCTCGAGCGCCGGCGGGCACTACAACCCCACGGCCTCCGCGCACGGCAGCCCCGACAGTCCGGAGCACCACGCGGGCGACCTGGGAAACCTCGAGGCCGGCGAGGACGGCCGTGCCCGCTACGAGCGCACCATGGCGGACCTTGCCCTTGAGGGCGGCCTGGCCTCCGTCCTGGGCCTGAGCGTGGTCGTGCACGCGAACCCGGACGATCTCACCACTCAACCCTCGGGGAACGCG
- a CDS encoding enoyl-ACP reductase FabI, with product MVRIDLSGKRALVMGVTNQRSLAWGIAEKLHEAGAELAFSYQGERLKPILEQLTQKIPDRRLYPCDVTREDELKALFADLKAAWGGLDYIVHSIAFAPRAAMEGRYIETRREDWLTALEVSAYSLVAVAREAEPLLSEGGGIITLTYYASEKVVPKYNVMGIAKSALEASVRYLAYDLGKKGVRVNAVSAGPVRTVAARSIPGFMKMYERVASIAPLKRNISLEEVGNLGLFLLSPLASGITGETVYVDAGYHVMGMDLESEA from the coding sequence ATGGTGCGCATTGACCTCTCCGGTAAACGCGCCTTGGTGATGGGCGTGACCAACCAGCGCAGCCTCGCGTGGGGCATCGCCGAGAAACTGCACGAGGCTGGGGCCGAGCTCGCGTTCAGCTACCAAGGCGAGCGCCTCAAACCCATCCTCGAGCAGCTCACCCAGAAGATCCCGGACCGTCGGCTCTACCCGTGCGACGTTACCCGCGAGGACGAACTCAAGGCCTTGTTCGCCGACCTCAAGGCGGCCTGGGGGGGGCTGGACTACATCGTGCACTCCATCGCCTTCGCGCCCCGCGCCGCGATGGAAGGCCGCTACATCGAGACCCGGCGCGAGGACTGGTTGACTGCGCTCGAGGTCTCCGCGTACTCCCTGGTCGCCGTCGCGCGCGAGGCCGAACCCCTCCTCAGCGAAGGCGGTGGCATCATCACCCTGACCTACTACGCCTCGGAGAAGGTCGTGCCCAAGTATAACGTGATGGGCATCGCGAAAAGCGCCCTCGAGGCGAGCGTGCGGTACCTGGCGTACGACCTGGGCAAGAAGGGCGTGCGGGTCAACGCGGTCTCGGCGGGACCGGTGCGCACCGTCGCGGCGCGCAGCATTCCTGGGTTCATGAAGATGTACGAGCGCGTCGCCTCGATCGCGCCCCTAAAACGTAACATCAGCCTGGAGGAGGTTGGGAACCTGGGGCTCTTCCTCCTCTCCCCCCTCGCCTCGGGCATCACCGGGGAAACCGTCTACGTGGACGCCGGATACCACGTGATGGGCATGGACCTGGAAAGCGAGGCCTAA
- a CDS encoding DinB family protein yields the protein MRVDLTRYGNMHNCLRHLERSRREVLEVVEGLDEARFFRKPEPEAWCAAEVLEHIARVEDSAARVIRRLRRAVGGEPLPQVRVAPGRFRPDGRAVAPEVVAPKGGLSRAEVLRMLGAARAFLLAEVHASEEVLEAPVTFPHPFFGALTALGWLRVAAFHERHHLRQLRRIVSGPS from the coding sequence ATGCGGGTGGATTTGACGCGTTACGGGAACATGCACAACTGCTTGCGGCACCTCGAGCGTTCGCGGCGCGAGGTCCTCGAGGTGGTCGAGGGGCTGGACGAGGCGAGGTTTTTCCGTAAGCCGGAGCCGGAGGCGTGGTGTGCGGCGGAGGTGCTCGAGCACATCGCGCGGGTGGAGGACTCGGCGGCACGAGTGATCCGCCGGCTTCGGCGCGCGGTTGGGGGGGAGCCGCTGCCGCAGGTGCGCGTGGCGCCGGGGCGTTTCCGCCCCGACGGGCGGGCGGTTGCGCCGGAGGTGGTCGCGCCGAAGGGGGGATTGTCGCGAGCGGAGGTGCTGCGGATGCTCGGGGCGGCCCGGGCGTTCCTGCTCGCCGAGGTACACGCGAGCGAGGAGGTGCTCGAGGCTCCGGTGACGTTCCCGCACCCGTTTTTCGGGGCGTTGACCGCTCTAGGGTGGCTGCGGGTCGCGGCGTTTCATGAGCGGCACCATCTCCGGCAGCTCCGCCGGATCGTGAGTGGACCGTCTTGA